From Aquarana catesbeiana isolate 2022-GZ linkage group LG05, ASM4218655v1, whole genome shotgun sequence:
TCCCTCCTTGGCCTTACCGCCGCCTTGTTCTCCCTGCTGGACGTCTGGTACTTCCTCCGCGCTTTCTTCTCAGTCCTGAGAGCCCGCCTGCAGCCCGTGGTGAAGGATCTGCTGAAGGAGCACACCTTCTCAGGTTTGGTTCTGCCCCACGACCTGGATTTCCTCCTCCACATGAACAATTCCCGCTACCTCCGGGAGGCCGACTTCGCCAGACTGTCCTGCTTCACCCGCAGCGGCCTCTTCGGAGCTATCCACGGGTTGGGGGCCGGCATGGTGATGGCCGCCTGCACCGTTCGCTATCGGCGCTCGCTGCGCCTGTTTGAGGCGTTTGAGATACGCACCCGTCTGCTCTGCTGGGACGACAAGGCCTTCTACGTGGAACAGCGCTTCGTGGCACCAAACGATGGCTTCGTCTGCGCCGTTCTGCTGAGCCGGCAGCACATCATAGGAAACACCCCGGACAAGGTGGTGCAAAGCATGTGCAAGAGAAAGGTGAGCCGGGCAACTAGGGATGGGAGGTACGCTAGGGATGGGAGGTACGCTAGGGATGGGAGGTACGCTAGGGATGGGAGGTACGCTAGGGATGGGAGGTACGCTAGGGATGGGAGGTACCCTAGGGATGGGAGGTACCCTAGGGATGGGAGGTACCCTAGAGCAGAACtctttacagttgtgctcaaaag
This genomic window contains:
- the THEM6 gene encoding protein THEM6, encoding MWLVVSLLGLTAALFSLLDVWYFLRAFFSVLRARLQPVVKDLLKEHTFSGLVLPHDLDFLLHMNNSRYLREADFARLSCFTRSGLFGAIHGLGAGMVMAACTVRYRRSLRLFEAFEIRTRLLCWDDKAFYVEQRFVAPNDGFVCAVLLSRQHIIGNTPDKVVQSMCKRKVESPEFPDELLHWIDYNDNSSQKLRAESGMSHTKDQ